The genomic interval GCGCGTGCACGTCGGGCGCGCGGCCCAGCGCATCGCAGATCTCGAACGCCGCGGTCTTCTGGCCCTCGATGCGGGCCGGGTTCACCGAGTTGACCAGGCCGACCTCCGGGAATTCGGCGGTCACCTTGCGGGCCAGCTCCAGGCAGTCGTCGAAGTTGCCCTGCACCTGGATGATCTTGGCGCCCAGCATGACCGCCTGTGCCAGCTTGCCCATGGCGATCTTGCCCTGCGGGATCAGCACCGCGCAGTGCATGCCCGCGCGGGTGGCGTACGCGGCGGCCGACGCGGAGGTGTTGCCGGTGGAGGCGCACAGCACCGCCTTCTGGCCGCGGGCCTTGGCGTCGGTCATCGCCATGGTCATGCCGCGATCCTTGAAGGAACCGGTCGGATTCAGGCCCTCGACCTTGAGATAAACCTCACAGCCGGTGAGCTGCGACAGGTGATGCGCGGGCACCAGCGGGGTGCCGCCCTCGAACAGCGTGACCGGCTCCCAGTCCGCGCCGACCGCGAGCCGATCGCGATACGCGGCGATCAACCCCGGCCAGGGAGTGTGCACAGCCGTCGGCTGCACTCCTGTACTCATTCCTCGGTGCCTTCCAATCTCAGGACGCTGGTCACGGACGTGACGGACTCCAGTTCGGCGAGCGCTGACACCGTATCGGCCAGCGCCGACTCCTGCGCGTGGTGGGTCACGACCACGAGCCGGGCCCCCTCGTCGTGTCCCTCCTGGCGGACCGTCGAGATGCTGACGCCGTGCTGGGCGAACTCGCCTGCCACCGCCTGCAGCACCCCGGTGCGATCGGCCACCTTCAGGTTCACGTGGTAGCGGGTGGGCGTGTCACCGATCGGCGCGATCGGCAGCTCAGCATAAACCGATTCACCGGGCCCACGACCACCGTAGAACTTGTTGCGCGCCGCCATCACCAGGTCGCCCATCACCGCGGACGCCGTCGGCGCGCCACCGGCGCCCTGCCCGTAGAACATCAGTCGCCCGGCGTTCTCGGCCTCGACCACCACGGCGTTGAAGGCGCCGTCGACGGCCGAGAGCGGATGCTTGCGCGGGATCAGCGCCGGATACACGCGCACCGAAACCCGTTCCTTGCCGCCCTCGGCGGCGGGGAGTTCGCCCGGGACACGCTCGCAGATGGCCAGCAGCTTCACCGTGCAGCCGACGGCCGCGGCGGTCTCCAGGTCCTCGCCGGAAATCTTGGTGATGCCCTCGCGGTAGACGTCGGCGGCGGTGACGCGGGTATGGAAGGCCAGCGAGGCCAGGATCGCGGCCTTGGCGGCGGCGTCGTAGCCCTCCACGTCGGCGGTCGGATCGGCTTCCGCGTAGCCCAGCCGGGTGGCCTCGGCCAGCACGTCGGAGTAGTCGGCACCGGTCTCGTCCATCGCCGAGAGAATGAAATTCGTGGTGCCGTTGACGATTCCGACCACCCGAGTGACCCGGTCGCCGGACAGCGACTGGATCAGCGGGCGCACCACCGGGATCGCCCCGGCGACGGCGGCCTCGAAGTACAGGTCCGCGCGGCTGCGCTCGGCGGCCGCGGCCAGCTCACCGGTGTAGTCGGCCAGCAGGGCCTTGTTCGCGGTGACGACCGACTTGCCCGCGTTGAGCGCGGCCAGGATCAGCTTGCGCGCCGGGTCGATGCCGCCCATCACCTCGACCACGAGGTCCACGTCGTCGCGGCCCACCAGGGCCTCGGCGTCGGTGGTCAGCAGTTCGTCGGGCAGGCCGCGGTCGACGCCGAGCCGGCGCACGGCGACCCCGCGCAGTACCACCGGCGCGCCGACGCGCGAACGCAGATCGTCGGCATGGTCACGGAGGATGCGCACCACCTCGGTACCGACATTGCCCATGCCGAGCACCGCGACGCCGATCGGATGATCGACGCCGAATCCCCCGGCACCCGTGCGGCTCGATACCTCGCTCATGGCTCCACCTCCAAACTCAACAGATCGCTCACCGTCTCGCGCCGCAGGATCAGCCGCGCCTGCCCGTCGCGCACGGCCACCACGGCCGGTCGGGTCAGCATGTTGTAGCGGCTCGACATCGAGTAGCAGTAGGCGCCGGTGCCGGCCACCGCGATCAGGTCCCCGGGGCCCACGTCGGCCGGGATCCAGGTATCGCGAATGACGATATCGCCGCTCTCGCAATGCTTTCCGACCACCCGCGCGACCACCGGACCGGCTGCGCTGGAACGCGACACCAGTCGGCAGTCGTAGTCGGCCTGATACAGCGCGGGCCGGATGTTGTCGCTCATCCCGCCGTCGACGCTGACGTAGCGGCGGCGCGCCCCCGCGTCCAGGGTCACGTCCTTGGTGGTGCCGACCTCGTAGACCGTCACCGTGCCGGGACCGGCGATGGCGCGGCCGGGCTCGACGGCGATCTCCGGTGTGGCCAAACCGATCTGGGCGGCCTCGGCGGTCACCAGGTCGCGCACCTTGGCCGCGAAGTCGTCCAGCGGCGGCGGATCGTCGCTGGGCAGGTACGAAATGCCCAGTCCGCCACCCAGATCCAGCGTGTGGATCTGCTCGGTGCGCTCGACGCCGAACTTGTCGACGGCGTCGCGCAGCAGCCGCAACATGCGCCGGGCGGAGATCTCGAAGCCGTCGATCTCGAAGATCTGCGAGCCGATGTGGCTGTGCAGGCCGACCAGGCGCAGGTTCCGGGTGTCGAACACCCGGATCAGGGCCTCCATGGCGTCGCCGCCCGCGATGGAGAAGCCGAACTTCTGGTCCTCGTGCGCGGTCGAGATGTATTCGTGCGTATGGGCTTCCACGCCGACCGTGACGCGCACCAGCACGTCCTGCACCACGCCCGCCGCACCGGCCACCTGCTCCAGCCGGTCGATCTCGATCAGCGAGTCGACCACGACGTGACCGACCCCGGCCGCCACCGCCGCTTCCAGTTCGCCCACCGATTTGTTGTTGCCGTGCAGGGCGATTCGCTGCGCGGGGAAACCGGCGTGCAGCGCCACCGCCAGCTCGCCGCCCGAGCAGACGTCCAGATACAGGCCCTCGTCGCGGACCCAGCGCGCGACCTCGCCGCACAGGAATGCCTTGGAGGCGTAGTGGATTCGCGCCTTGTCGCCGAAGGCGCGCAGCATGTCCCGGCAGCGCGAGCGGAAGTCGTCCTCGTCCACCACGAACAGCGGGGTGCCGTACTGCTGGGCCAGCTCGGTCACGGGGACACCGGCCAGCCGGACCACCCCGTCGGCGTCGCGAGTGGCGTTGCGCGGCCAGACGTTCGCGGGCAGTTCGATCAGTTCCGCCGGGTTCGCGGGACGCTCCGGGAGATTCGGGGCGTGCGGGATCTCGGCATGCCGGGGCCCGGCCGGGTGCGCACTCACGATGGTTCCTTTCCTGCGGCGCTGGTCGATTCGGCGGCGGGGACCGGGGCGTTCACATGCGCTCCGGGGCCGAGACGCCGAGCAGGCCCAGCCCGTTGGCGAGCACCTGACGGGTCGCCCGCACCAGTTCCAACCGGGCGGCGTGTAGCGGCGTCACCGGCTCGTCGCCCTTGGGGAGCACCCGCATGTCGTCGTCGGACTGGAACGGGTGGTACACGCCCGCCAGTTCGTCCAGGTAGCGGACCACCCGGTGCGGTTCGCGCATCTCGGCGGCCGTCGCGACGACGCGCGGATACTCGCCGAGGGTCCGGATCAGCTCGCCCTCCCGGTCCGAGGTCATCAGGGCGAGATCCGGTGTGACCGAAGCGAATCCGAACGCCGCCGAGTTCTCGATGATGCGGCAGGTGCGCGCGTGCGCGTACTGCACGTAGTAGACCGGGTTCTCGCTGCCCTGTGTGGTCCACAGGCCGAGGTCGATGTCGATGCTCGAGTTCACCGAGGACCGCACCAGGGAGTACCGGGCGGCGTCCACGCCGATGGCCTCGACCAGGTCGTCCAGGGTGATGACGGTGCCGGCGCGCTTCGACATCCGCACGGCGACACCGTCTTTCACCAGATTGACCATCTGGCCGATGAGCACCTCGACCGTGTCGGGGTCGTCGCCGAACGCGGCCGCCGCGGCCTTCAGGCGGCCGATGTAACCGTGGTGGTCGGCGCCGAGCATGTAGATGCACAGATCGAACCCGCGCGCCCGCTTGTTGTGGAAGTAGGCGATGTCACCGGCGATGTAGGCGGCGTGGCCGTCGCTCTTGATGACCACCCGATCCTTGTCGTCGCCGTACTCGGTGGAGGCGATCCACCAGGCGCCGTCCTGCTCGTAGAGCTTGCCGGACGCCTTCAGCTCGGCGACGGCCTTGTCGACCGCGCCGGACTCGAACAGCGAACTCTCGTTGAAGTAGACGTCGAAGTCGGTGCCGAAGTCGTGCAGGGTCTGCTTGATGTGGGCGAACATCAGCTCCACGCCCTCGCGCCGGAAGAGTTCGTGGCGTTCCTGCTCGGGCAGGTCGGCCGCGCCCGGATGGGCGGCGACGATGCGGTCGGCGATGTCGCCGATGTAGGCGCCCGCGTAGCCGTCCTGCGGGGTGGACGCGCCGGTGGCCGCGGCGACCAGCGAGTTGGCGAACCGGTCGATCTGGGCGCCGTGGTCGTTGAAGTAGTACTCGCGGGTGACGTCGGCGCCCTGCGCGGCCAGGATGCGGCCCAGCGCGTCGCCGACCGCGGCCCAGCGGGTGCCGCCCAGGTGGACCGGCCCGGTCGGGTTGGCGGAGACGAATTCCAGATTGATCTTGCGTCCCGCCAGCGCGGCCGAGGTGCCGTAGCCGGCTCCCGCGGCCAGCACCCGCTCGACGATCGTGCCCTGCGCGGCCGCCGCCAGCCGGATGTTCAGGAATCCCGGGCCCGCGACCTCGGCGGATTCGACGCCGTCGGTCGCCGCCAGCGCGTCGGCCAGCAGGCCCGCCAGCTCACGCGGGTTCATGCCCGCCTTTTTCGCCACCTGCATGGCCACATTCGTGGCATAGTCGCCGTGTTCCGGGTTGCGGGGACGCTCCACCTTGACCTCGTCGGGCAGGACCGCGGGGTCCGATCCGCGTTCGACAAGCACCTTCGCCGCCGTGGCGCGAAGGAGATCTGCAAGGTCAGCTGGAGTCACGAGTCTCTATCCTATGGTCCGAGCAGGTGCGCCCCACCAGCGGGGACCCTTTCTCCCCCACGCACCGACGCCCCCGCCCGC from Nocardia wallacei carries:
- the thrC gene encoding threonine synthase, with translation MSTGVQPTAVHTPWPGLIAAYRDRLAVGADWEPVTLFEGGTPLVPAHHLSQLTGCEVYLKVEGLNPTGSFKDRGMTMAMTDAKARGQKAVLCASTGNTSASAAAYATRAGMHCAVLIPQGKIAMGKLAQAVMLGAKIIQVQGNFDDCLELARKVTAEFPEVGLVNSVNPARIEGQKTAAFEICDALGRAPDVHALPVGNAGNITAYWKGYSEYHADGLTAGRPRMLGVQAAGAAPLVAGAPVKNPETIATAIRIGAPASWNSAVRAQEESGGAFRAATDEAILAAYRLIASTEGVFVEPASAASVAGLLAAREEGWLDAGLTVVCTVTGNGLKDPDTALSGMPEVQAIQVDPVAVAHELELA
- a CDS encoding homoserine dehydrogenase, whose product is MSEVSSRTGAGGFGVDHPIGVAVLGMGNVGTEVVRILRDHADDLRSRVGAPVVLRGVAVRRLGVDRGLPDELLTTDAEALVGRDDVDLVVEVMGGIDPARKLILAALNAGKSVVTANKALLADYTGELAAAAERSRADLYFEAAVAGAIPVVRPLIQSLSGDRVTRVVGIVNGTTNFILSAMDETGADYSDVLAEATRLGYAEADPTADVEGYDAAAKAAILASLAFHTRVTAADVYREGITKISGEDLETAAAVGCTVKLLAICERVPGELPAAEGGKERVSVRVYPALIPRKHPLSAVDGAFNAVVVEAENAGRLMFYGQGAGGAPTASAVMGDLVMAARNKFYGGRGPGESVYAELPIAPIGDTPTRYHVNLKVADRTGVLQAVAGEFAQHGVSISTVRQEGHDEGARLVVVTHHAQESALADTVSALAELESVTSVTSVLRLEGTEE
- the lysA gene encoding diaminopimelate decarboxylase, with the protein product MSAHPAGPRHAEIPHAPNLPERPANPAELIELPANVWPRNATRDADGVVRLAGVPVTELAQQYGTPLFVVDEDDFRSRCRDMLRAFGDKARIHYASKAFLCGEVARWVRDEGLYLDVCSGGELAVALHAGFPAQRIALHGNNKSVGELEAAVAAGVGHVVVDSLIEIDRLEQVAGAAGVVQDVLVRVTVGVEAHTHEYISTAHEDQKFGFSIAGGDAMEALIRVFDTRNLRLVGLHSHIGSQIFEIDGFEISARRMLRLLRDAVDKFGVERTEQIHTLDLGGGLGISYLPSDDPPPLDDFAAKVRDLVTAEAAQIGLATPEIAVEPGRAIAGPGTVTVYEVGTTKDVTLDAGARRRYVSVDGGMSDNIRPALYQADYDCRLVSRSSAAGPVVARVVGKHCESGDIVIRDTWIPADVGPGDLIAVAGTGAYCYSMSSRYNMLTRPAVVAVRDGQARLILRRETVSDLLSLEVEP
- the argS gene encoding arginine--tRNA ligase encodes the protein MTPADLADLLRATAAKVLVERGSDPAVLPDEVKVERPRNPEHGDYATNVAMQVAKKAGMNPRELAGLLADALAATDGVESAEVAGPGFLNIRLAAAAQGTIVERVLAAGAGYGTSAALAGRKINLEFVSANPTGPVHLGGTRWAAVGDALGRILAAQGADVTREYYFNDHGAQIDRFANSLVAAATGASTPQDGYAGAYIGDIADRIVAAHPGAADLPEQERHELFRREGVELMFAHIKQTLHDFGTDFDVYFNESSLFESGAVDKAVAELKASGKLYEQDGAWWIASTEYGDDKDRVVIKSDGHAAYIAGDIAYFHNKRARGFDLCIYMLGADHHGYIGRLKAAAAAFGDDPDTVEVLIGQMVNLVKDGVAVRMSKRAGTVITLDDLVEAIGVDAARYSLVRSSVNSSIDIDLGLWTTQGSENPVYYVQYAHARTCRIIENSAAFGFASVTPDLALMTSDREGELIRTLGEYPRVVATAAEMREPHRVVRYLDELAGVYHPFQSDDDMRVLPKGDEPVTPLHAARLELVRATRQVLANGLGLLGVSAPERM